Within the Bradyrhizobium ottawaense genome, the region GCCGGTTTGTGGATCCAGCCGACGAGGTCGAAATCGGTGATCGAGGCGGCCAGCACTGACGCCATTGCAATCGCGGCGAAGGCGAATGCCGCCTTGGCGAACAATGGGGCGCCGCGGCTCGACTCAAGCCTGGCATTTCTCTTCGTGAAGCTATCCATCCGTCCCCGGCTCGGCGCTCCGAAATCACCCCTGATTCGTAAGGGATTCACCGAATAAGTGCCAATATAATGCAAACCAAAACAAGGCATAATCGAGACAGGCGATGGCCGCCATCGCCACCGGCCCAATCCACGGCTCCAGGCCATGTCATGGTAAACGGGCCGCGGCTTGAAATATCTGCCACAATTCAGGGCCTGCGAACCGGAGCCGTATTCGGGGCGGGCGCCTGCTCCATTTCGGCCTGTTCCGGCAGCTTTTCCGCGTGCACGGCCAGCGTCTCCCCGATCCAGATCGGATCGGCAAGGTGGTCCCGCCGCGGGTTGGTGGTGTTCGGATGCACCAGAACACTCAATTTGCCATGGTTGAGCATCAGCCAGGGAACCAGATCGGGGAATATCTCCCTGGCGAAAGCCACCTGATACATGGCCTGGTCGTGCGGCCCGACCTTGACGTCGTGCCAGCGTCCAAGCGTTACGGAGAAGCGTTCGCCGATCCAGCTGCGCAATTGCTCGGCCTCGGCCCGCGTCGTCGCCGGATCGTAATAGATATGGGCATGATAGCTCGCGATCTCGTCCGTCGATCGCGGACCCGCCTTGGGTGTACCGGTCATGTCATCCGCTCCACGCCATCGCCGCTTCGAATGCCGGCCGCGATGATCGCTGCAACCTGAGGCGTGGTCAATGCATGCGTCCGTCAGCGCCCGCCGACCTCGCGGATGGGCCTTGAACCGTCCCAGCCAATAGCGGCCCGCCTGATCCGCTCGAAGAAAGCTCCCTTGGCTCCGCTGATGTCGGATATTTCGATCACGGTGCCGGGATGGGACTGGGTATCGAAATAGGCGAAGCGGCCCTGCTCGCCGCCGATCTGGCCTTCGTGCCCGACCCTGTAACCGAGCGAGAGCGCCCGGTCGTAGAGCGATTGGTAATCCTTCGACCAATACGACATGTGCTGCAGCCCTTCGCGGCCGGAGTCGAGAAACTCCTTGTACATCGACGGCGCATCGTTCCGTTGCTGGATCAACTCGATCTGCAGATCGCCGGAATTGGCGAGTGCGATGCTCATCTCGACGCTGGAGTCTTTTCCGCGGTGACGAAAATAGTCGGTCTTGACCCGATCCATGTAGTACCAGGGCCCGACACCCATGACGTTGATCCAGTGATCCATGGCGGCGCGGATGTCGCGGATCACATAGCCGTTCTGGGCGACCGCTCCGAAAACACGACTCATGTTGCCTCCTTTACCGGCGGCATCCGCCCCCCCGGGGGCCGCGCGCCAGTTTCATCCCGATATTATTGGCCGCTGGTGGAGTTCGAAGCGGATTGCCGCCGCCGAGGTCACCTGCAGATGCTCGAGGCGAGGCTATATCGTTTCTGGAAACGTTTTCAATGTCTTGGAGATAATTTATCCAAGTATTTGATTTAACGAAGCTTATATGCCTAAATCGATATGAGAATTGATCCATGGAGGCGCGATGGCCCGAACCCAGCCCAATGCGCGCCCGACGATCCGCGACGTCGCCGCGCAGGCCGGCGTATCGGTCAGCAGCGTCAGCCGGGTATTGAACGGCGGCCCGCACACCAGCCCGGAGCTGCATGGCAAAATCATGCGCGTGGTCAATCGGCTGGGATTCGAGCCCCATCCGGCGGCGCAAGCCCTGCGGTCGCGCGCGACCAACACCATCGGCTGCATGGTGTCGGACATCTCGAACCCGCTCTACAGCGAGATGGTCAACGCGGCGGAGGATGAACTGCAGCGCGCCGGCTACGTGCTGATGCTCGGCACGACGCGACACGCGGAGGCTCGCGAAACCGCATTCGTGTCTGCCGTCCGGCGGCGGCGGATGGATGGACTGCTGTTGTTTGCCGGCGACAACACCCACAAGGATTTCACCGCCGCGCTGGCGACGCTCGACCTGCCCTGTGTCGGGATCGATCGCGAAGTGCCAGGAGTCCCGTCGGTGCGTGCGGATCATCGCGGCGGCGGCCTGGAAGTGACGCGCCACCTCATTGGGCTCGGCCATCGTCGCATCGCGCTGCTGACGGGGCCGGCCTCGCTGCTGCCAAGTACGGAGCGGCTCGCCGGCTATCGGCAGGCACATTTCGACGCGGGACTTGAAATCGATCTCGATCTGGTGCGGCCGCAGGTGCATGGATCGGGCATCGCCTTCAGCGACGTCTGCCAGTTGCTGCAGAGCCCAGCTCCGCCCACCGCGATCATCACGCTCGGAACGCATATGTTGGCGAGCGTCCTGGATGCCCTTGCCAGCCATGGCGTTCGGTATCCTGACGATATCTCGCTGGTCTGCGTCGGCGACACCGACCTTGCTCGCCACGCGACGCCAGCGATCAGCTCACTGACATGGGATTTGAGCGAGATCGGCCGGATCGCTGCAAAAATCCTGCTCGACCGGATGCGCGACGGCGATGAGGTCCAGGATACCCCGCCGGATACACGGCCGGTCTATCTGCCGACCAGGTTCATCCTTCGGCACTCCTGCGCCGAACCAAAAGGCCGCCCGAAGTGATCCAGCAAGAAGCGATCCAATAAAATCACGCCAATAAAAAAGAAACACGGGAACCCCCAGGGAGAGAAAATGAAATTCCGTACGATGATGCTGTCGCTGCTGACGCTGGCATTGGTAACGATGCCGGCACGCGCCGACGATGCGACCGACTATCCTTCCAGGAAAATCCGGATGCTGCTGCCGTTCGCGGCTGGCGGCGGTGGCGACGTCATCGGCCGGCTGCTGGCCGACAAGATGGGCAAGCGCCTCGGCCAAACCATCTTCATCGAAAACCGAACCGGCGCAGCGGGAACCATCGGCACCCAACAGGCCGCGACGTCGCCGGCGGACGGCTACACCATCACGATCGGCGGCATGACCACCCACGTGCTCGCGCCGGCTTCCTATGCCAGCCTTCCCTACGACGCGATCAAGGATTTCACGACCATCGGGCGCATCGGAACGTCGTCGATCCTTCTGGTGGCCACCAACGACTTTGCCGCCGACGACCTTCGCGGACTAACCGAGATATCGAAGAAGGGCGATCCGATCCTGTACGGGAGCTGGGGCGTCGGCTCGACCGGACATTTCTGCGGCGAAATACTTTCCCAGAAGGCGGGCGTCCGCCTCGAGCATGTTCCGTTCAGTGGCGCAGCCAAGCTCGCCAACGACCTGTTGGGCGGACACATCAAACTCGGCATGCTCGATATGGCGACGGCAACGCCGTTCGTGAAGGACGGCAAGCTGAAGGCGCTGGCCGCGTGCGGGGGGCGATCGCCAAGCCTGCCGCAAGTCGGCAGCTACAAGGACCAGGGCGTCGACTTCGAGCGCAGCCTGTCCTGGGTCATGTACGCGCCTGCAGGCATTCCCGACATCGTCGCGCGAAAATTATCGACTGCGCTGAAGGAGGCGGTCGATGATCCCGAGATCGTCGAAAAACTGCTCGCGCT harbors:
- a CDS encoding DOPA 4,5-dioxygenase family protein → MTGTPKAGPRSTDEIASYHAHIYYDPATTRAEAEQLRSWIGERFSVTLGRWHDVKVGPHDQAMYQVAFAREIFPDLVPWLMLNHGKLSVLVHPNTTNPRRDHLADPIWIGETLAVHAEKLPEQAEMEQAPAPNTAPVRRP
- a CDS encoding VOC family protein, with the protein product MSRVFGAVAQNGYVIRDIRAAMDHWINVMGVGPWYYMDRVKTDYFRHRGKDSSVEMSIALANSGDLQIELIQQRNDAPSMYKEFLDSGREGLQHMSYWSKDYQSLYDRALSLGYRVGHEGQIGGEQGRFAYFDTQSHPGTVIEISDISGAKGAFFERIRRAAIGWDGSRPIREVGGR
- a CDS encoding LacI family DNA-binding transcriptional regulator; the protein is MARTQPNARPTIRDVAAQAGVSVSSVSRVLNGGPHTSPELHGKIMRVVNRLGFEPHPAAQALRSRATNTIGCMVSDISNPLYSEMVNAAEDELQRAGYVLMLGTTRHAEARETAFVSAVRRRRMDGLLLFAGDNTHKDFTAALATLDLPCVGIDREVPGVPSVRADHRGGGLEVTRHLIGLGHRRIALLTGPASLLPSTERLAGYRQAHFDAGLEIDLDLVRPQVHGSGIAFSDVCQLLQSPAPPTAIITLGTHMLASVLDALASHGVRYPDDISLVCVGDTDLARHATPAISSLTWDLSEIGRIAAKILLDRMRDGDEVQDTPPDTRPVYLPTRFILRHSCAEPKGRPK
- a CDS encoding Bug family tripartite tricarboxylate transporter substrate binding protein, yielding MKFRTMMLSLLTLALVTMPARADDATDYPSRKIRMLLPFAAGGGGDVIGRLLADKMGKRLGQTIFIENRTGAAGTIGTQQAATSPADGYTITIGGMTTHVLAPASYASLPYDAIKDFTTIGRIGTSSILLVATNDFAADDLRGLTEISKKGDPILYGSWGVGSTGHFCGEILSQKAGVRLEHVPFSGAAKLANDLLGGHIKLGMLDMATATPFVKDGKLKALAACGGRSPSLPQVGSYKDQGVDFERSLSWVMYAPAGIPDIVARKLSTALKEAVDDPEIVEKLLALGVTADFVPGDQQRDINARDIEAWKKVAVEAKIEIK